A genomic stretch from Prochlorococcus marinus str. MIT 9312 includes:
- the ilvN gene encoding acetolactate synthase small subunit yields the protein MKHTLSVLVEDESGALSRISGLFARRGFNIDSLAVGPAESKGISRLTMVVEGDDATLQQMTKQLNKLFNVLGVVDFTNLAAVERELMLLKVSSKEDTRSNILDIVQIFRAKVVDVSDIALTLEVVGDPGKLVALEKLLEPYGILEIARTGKVALKRSSGVNTEMLKINKYSLEI from the coding sequence ATGAAACATACATTATCAGTTCTTGTTGAAGACGAATCTGGAGCTTTGAGTAGAATCTCAGGTCTCTTTGCTAGAAGGGGATTCAACATAGATAGCCTTGCAGTAGGTCCCGCAGAATCCAAAGGAATTTCAAGGTTAACAATGGTTGTAGAAGGTGACGATGCAACTCTTCAACAAATGACTAAGCAACTTAATAAGTTATTTAATGTTCTGGGAGTTGTAGATTTTACTAATCTCGCAGCTGTTGAGAGGGAATTGATGTTACTCAAAGTTTCATCTAAAGAAGATACCAGAAGTAATATCTTAGATATAGTTCAAATATTCCGTGCAAAAGTTGTTGACGTTTCAGATATAGCCTTAACACTCGAAGTGGTTGGAGATCCTGGGAAGTTAGTTGCTTTAGAGAAATTACTCGAACCTTACGGTATACTTGAAATCGCAAGAACTGGCAAGGTAGCTCTTAAACGATCTTCAGGAGTTAATACAGAAATGTTGAAAATAAACAAATATTCTTTAGAAATTTAA
- a CDS encoding peptidylprolyl isomerase codes for MVQACSFKNEISPNYYCQKLKFSCIQDNKIVYFKTSKGDFEVKLFGEESPVTVSNFLENINNNIYVNQQFYKIINYPQIRFIHGGVNPEKKFYVERNQTLNKTSPSIPLEIKFREEIKPRYNYQIKNPNETENLVNTFESGSIAMVKSGKHNSSSTEFFFVTNKIPELDGRYSIFGRIIKGLDVLKEIKLNDYIKEVRISN; via the coding sequence TTGGTACAAGCATGCAGTTTCAAAAATGAGATCAGTCCAAATTATTACTGCCAGAAACTTAAATTTAGTTGTATTCAAGATAATAAAATAGTTTATTTTAAAACTTCAAAAGGTGATTTTGAGGTTAAATTATTTGGTGAAGAAAGCCCAGTAACAGTATCAAATTTTCTAGAAAACATAAACAATAATATTTATGTAAATCAACAATTTTATAAAATAATAAATTATCCCCAAATAAGATTTATTCATGGAGGCGTTAATCCAGAAAAAAAATTTTATGTTGAAAGAAATCAAACTTTAAATAAGACAAGTCCTTCAATACCTTTAGAAATAAAATTCAGAGAAGAAATTAAACCAAGATATAATTATCAAATAAAAAATCCTAATGAAACTGAAAATTTAGTTAATACTTTTGAGAGTGGCTCAATCGCTATGGTTAAAAGTGGTAAGCATAACTCTTCCTCTACTGAATTTTTTTTTGTAACTAATAAGATTCCAGAACTAGATGGTAGATATTCAATTTTTGGAAGGATTATTAAAGGATTAGATGTACTTAAAGAAATCAAGTTAAATGACTATATAAAGGAAGTCCGGATATCTAATTAA
- a CDS encoding photosystem I assembly protein Ycf4 — MNSDLTSFDKIEQKIGGSRKTSNYIIGGMLTIGGIGFLLASISSYTGKDLLPLGNPSTLLFIPQGIIMGAYGVVANLLNFYLWYMVYINFGSGSNSFNKSSKSVEIKRKGLFKDIDVKLNFDEIKSVKLDISEGFNPRRRIALVLKGRKKPLPLSGAGELKPLLQVEEEGARLAKFLNVNLEGLK; from the coding sequence ATGAATTCAGACCTCACGTCTTTCGATAAAATCGAACAAAAAATTGGTGGATCAAGAAAAACTTCTAATTACATTATTGGTGGAATGCTAACGATTGGGGGTATTGGTTTTCTTTTGGCCTCCATATCTAGCTATACAGGAAAGGATCTATTACCTCTGGGGAATCCTTCAACTTTATTGTTTATACCTCAAGGAATAATAATGGGAGCTTATGGAGTAGTTGCTAATTTGTTAAATTTTTATTTATGGTATATGGTTTACATTAACTTTGGTTCAGGTAGTAATTCTTTTAATAAGTCATCAAAATCTGTTGAAATAAAAAGAAAAGGATTATTTAAAGATATTGATGTCAAATTAAATTTTGATGAAATTAAATCAGTTAAGTTGGATATAAGTGAGGGATTTAATCCTAGAAGAAGAATTGCTTTAGTACTCAAAGGTAGGAAAAAACCTCTCCCTCTAAGTGGGGCAGGTGAACTTAAACCGCTTCTTCAAGTTGAAGAAGAAGGAGCTCGGCTGGCTAAATTTTTGAATGTTAATTTGGAGGGCTTAAAATAA